In a single window of the Streptomyces cinnabarinus genome:
- a CDS encoding class F sortase — MRRYSNTAIAAVTAVALCSGAWLLHSGAEGHAPPQPSAAQAHADPADRQPFAAPALPPSPPDHVRIPSIRVDAPLMGLGLTPSGSLDVPPAERENLAGWYESGTTPGEQGTAIVAGHVDNAEGPAVFYRLGALKKGSAVEVDRRDGSTAVFTVDAVEVYDARDFPDEKVYGAARRPELRVITCGGGYSRATGYQGNVVVFAHLTGSR, encoded by the coding sequence GTGCGCAGGTACAGCAACACCGCGATAGCGGCCGTCACGGCGGTGGCCCTCTGTTCCGGTGCCTGGCTGCTGCACAGCGGCGCCGAGGGGCACGCCCCGCCGCAGCCCTCCGCCGCCCAGGCGCACGCCGACCCCGCCGACCGGCAGCCGTTCGCCGCGCCCGCACTGCCGCCCTCCCCGCCGGACCATGTCCGCATCCCGTCGATCCGGGTCGACGCCCCCCTCATGGGCCTCGGGCTCACCCCGTCCGGCAGCCTCGACGTCCCGCCCGCCGAGCGGGAGAACCTCGCCGGCTGGTACGAGTCCGGCACCACCCCGGGCGAGCAGGGCACCGCGATCGTCGCGGGCCATGTCGACAACGCCGAGGGCCCCGCCGTCTTCTACCGCCTCGGCGCCCTGAAGAAGGGCAGCGCGGTGGAGGTGGACCGGCGCGACGGCTCCACGGCCGTCTTCACGGTCGACGCCGTCGAGGTGTACGACGCCCGGGACTTCCCCGACGAGAAGGTCTACGGCGCGGCCCGCCGCCCCGAGCTGCGGGTGATCACCTGCGGCGGGGGCTACTCGCGCGCCACCGGCTATCAGGGCAATGTCGTCGTCTTCGCGCACCTCACCGGCAGCCGGTGA
- a CDS encoding sulfite exporter TauE/SafE family protein has product MPDISLTMIVVLCLAALAAGWIDAVVGGGGLLLLPALLLGLPSHTPAAYALGTNKAVAIVGTTGAAVTYARKTPVDVRLAVRIGLAALAGSSGGAFLAAGMSTEVLKPVIMVVLITVGAFVILRPAFGTAPATGPATRRQILTAIGLAGVGIGFYDGLIGPGTGTFLVLTLTAVLHLDLVAASATAKIVNCCTNAGALATFAWQGTVLWQLAALMALFNLAGGTLGAHTALKKGSGFVRIVLLTVVFALVANMAYEQWVA; this is encoded by the coding sequence ATGCCCGACATATCGCTGACCATGATCGTCGTCCTCTGCCTCGCCGCCCTCGCGGCCGGCTGGATCGACGCCGTGGTCGGCGGCGGCGGGCTCCTGCTGCTCCCCGCGCTGCTGCTGGGACTGCCCTCGCACACGCCCGCCGCCTACGCGCTGGGCACCAACAAGGCGGTGGCGATCGTCGGCACGACGGGTGCGGCGGTCACCTACGCCCGCAAGACCCCGGTCGACGTCCGCCTGGCCGTCCGCATCGGCCTCGCGGCGCTGGCCGGATCGTCCGGCGGGGCCTTCCTCGCGGCCGGGATGAGCACCGAGGTCCTCAAGCCGGTGATCATGGTGGTGCTGATCACGGTCGGCGCCTTCGTGATCCTGCGCCCGGCCTTCGGCACCGCCCCGGCGACCGGCCCCGCCACCCGCCGTCAGATCCTCACCGCGATCGGCCTCGCGGGCGTGGGCATCGGCTTCTACGACGGACTCATCGGCCCCGGCACCGGCACCTTCCTCGTCCTGACCCTCACCGCGGTGCTCCATCTCGACCTGGTCGCCGCCTCCGCCACCGCCAAGATCGTCAACTGCTGCACCAACGCCGGCGCGCTCGCCACCTTCGCCTGGCAGGGCACGGTCCTGTGGCAGCTCGCCGCCCTGATGGCCCTCTTCAACCTGGCGGGCGGCACGCTCGGCGCGCACACGGCCCTGAAGAAGGGCAGCGGCTTCGTCCGGATCGTGCTGCTGACGGTGGTGTTCGCGCTGGTGGCGAACATGGCGTACGAGCAGTGGGTGGCCTGA
- a CDS encoding NAD(P)/FAD-dependent oxidoreductase, translating into MTSNTRVVVIGAGLAGVRLARRLGELGTPALLIGEEEHRPYNRVLLAEVLAGRYAPEVIALPTPEGLIRTRVTDIDREERVVECADGSKIAYDTLVLATGSNPVLPPLRGLFTPDHVLPEGVHAFRTMDDCLGLSKAVRPGVRAVVIGGGLLGVSAARALAVRGAQVVLAQQSERLMERQLDPGASKLVLRHLKDLGVEVHTECRVRDVRCVGGAVRSVEMADGYALDADLVVLACGVHPKVGLAKEAGLAVHKGVLVDDELRTSDPHIRAIGDCAQHNGTLYGLATPALEQAEALAELLAGDSGARYTGTRALTRLTLNGNTTAADLTPFDLAAFGETEALPGDDVVQLTDATRGTYRKVVVRDDRVVGGVLVGELGTVGALARAWEGAEPLPSDGAPLLHLLTNDGGS; encoded by the coding sequence ATGACCTCGAATACGCGTGTGGTGGTGATCGGCGCCGGGCTCGCGGGCGTACGGCTCGCCCGGCGGCTCGGCGAGCTCGGCACGCCCGCGCTGCTGATCGGCGAGGAGGAGCACCGGCCCTACAACCGGGTGCTGCTCGCCGAGGTGCTGGCCGGGCGATACGCCCCCGAGGTGATCGCGCTGCCCACCCCGGAGGGCCTGATCCGCACCCGGGTCACCGACATCGACCGGGAGGAGCGCGTCGTCGAGTGCGCGGACGGCTCGAAGATCGCATACGACACGCTGGTCCTGGCCACCGGCTCCAACCCGGTGCTGCCGCCCCTGCGCGGGCTGTTCACTCCGGACCATGTACTTCCCGAGGGCGTGCACGCCTTCCGCACCATGGACGACTGCCTGGGCCTGTCCAAGGCGGTACGGCCGGGGGTGCGCGCGGTCGTCATCGGCGGCGGGCTGCTCGGGGTCTCCGCGGCCCGGGCGCTCGCGGTGCGCGGCGCCCAGGTCGTCCTCGCCCAGCAGTCCGAGCGGCTCATGGAGCGCCAGCTCGACCCGGGCGCCTCCAAGCTGGTGCTGCGGCACCTGAAGGACCTCGGTGTCGAGGTGCACACCGAGTGCCGGGTGCGCGACGTGCGCTGCGTCGGCGGCGCGGTCCGCTCGGTGGAGATGGCCGACGGCTATGCCCTCGACGCCGACCTGGTGGTGCTGGCCTGCGGGGTGCACCCGAAGGTCGGGCTCGCCAAGGAGGCCGGGCTCGCCGTCCACAAGGGCGTCCTCGTCGACGACGAGCTGCGCACCTCCGACCCGCACATCCGGGCGATCGGCGACTGCGCCCAGCACAACGGCACGCTCTACGGCCTCGCCACCCCGGCCCTCGAACAGGCCGAGGCGCTGGCGGAGCTGCTCGCCGGTGACTCCGGCGCCCGCTACACCGGCACCCGGGCCCTGACCCGGCTGACCCTCAACGGCAACACCACGGCCGCCGACCTCACCCCCTTCGACCTCGCCGCGTTCGGCGAGACCGAGGCGCTCCCGGGCGACGACGTCGTCCAGCTCACCGACGCCACCCGCGGCACCTACCGCAAGGTCGTCGTCCGCGACGACCGCGTGGTCGGCGGGGTGCTCGTCGGCGAACTCGGCACCGTAGGCGCGCTCGCCCGCGCCTGGGAGGGAGCAGAGCCGCTCCCCTCTGACGGCGCTCCCCTGCTCCACCTGCTCACCAACGATGGAGGCTCCTGA
- the nirB gene encoding nitrite reductase large subunit NirB has product MTATPGPTPTIVLVGHGMVGQRFLEALAERGLTATHRVVVLCEEPRPAYDRVALTSYFSGKTPEDLSMTDMEFIEKHSIELYVGDPALTVDREAKKVTAKSGQVYDYDILVLATGSFPFVPPVPNKDATGCFVYRTIEDLLAIEEYAKNATTGAVVGGGLLGLEAAGALKGLGLTSHIVEFAPRLMPVQVDEGGGAALLRTIEDMGLSVHTGVGTQEIVVDEAGAVTGMKLSDGSELATDLVVFSAGVRPRDQLARDCGLQVGERGGIAVDEQCRTVNDPHVFAIGECALASDGRVYGLVAPGYEQAETAAATIAADEAAFTGADLSTKLKLLGVDVASFGDAHGTTEDCLDVVYSDSRAGLYKKLVISRDGTLLGGILVGDAEAYGTLRAFTGSVPPVSPESLVLPAGAGAPVQLGPSALPDEAVICSCHNVTKGTIRGAVTDHQCTTVPEVKKCTKAGTGCGSCVKVLGQLVNAELEASGVEVDKGLCGCFSQTREELYEIVLALRISKYQDLLDRHGRDGARGGDGCEICKPAVASIIASLAPTIGADGYVLDGEQAALQDTNDHFLANLQKNGSYSVVPRIPGGEITPEKLIVIGEIARDFGLYTKITGGQRIDMFGARVEQLPLIWTRLVDAGFESGHAYGKSLRTVKSCVGQTWCRYGVQDSVRMAIDLELRYRGLRSPHKLKSAVSGCQRECAEAQSKDFGVIATANGWNLYVGGNGGATPRHADLLAQDLTDAELIRLIDRFLMFYIRTADRLERTSTWLDRIPGGLDHVRDVVVEDTLGICEELESLMSAHVDHYRDEWAETINDPEKLARFVSFVNAPDTPDPVVGFVPERDQIKPDLPLLTIGHRPLEGSTQR; this is encoded by the coding sequence ATGACCGCCACCCCGGGGCCCACCCCCACGATCGTGCTCGTCGGCCACGGCATGGTCGGCCAGCGCTTCCTGGAGGCGCTCGCCGAGCGCGGCCTGACCGCCACGCACCGCGTGGTCGTCCTCTGCGAGGAGCCGCGGCCCGCCTATGACCGCGTCGCGCTCACCTCGTACTTCTCGGGCAAGACGCCCGAGGACCTGTCGATGACCGACATGGAGTTCATCGAGAAGCACTCCATCGAGCTGTACGTCGGCGACCCGGCGCTCACCGTCGACCGGGAGGCGAAGAAGGTCACCGCCAAGTCGGGCCAGGTCTACGACTACGACATCCTCGTCCTGGCCACCGGCTCCTTCCCGTTCGTGCCGCCCGTACCGAACAAGGACGCCACCGGCTGCTTCGTCTACCGCACGATCGAGGACCTGCTCGCGATCGAGGAGTACGCGAAGAACGCCACGACGGGCGCCGTGGTCGGCGGCGGTCTGCTCGGCCTTGAGGCGGCCGGCGCGCTCAAGGGCCTCGGACTGACCTCGCACATCGTGGAGTTCGCGCCCCGGCTGATGCCGGTGCAGGTCGACGAGGGCGGCGGCGCCGCGCTGCTGCGCACCATCGAGGACATGGGCCTGAGCGTGCACACGGGCGTGGGCACGCAGGAGATCGTCGTCGACGAGGCGGGCGCCGTCACCGGCATGAAGCTCTCCGACGGCTCCGAACTCGCCACCGACCTGGTCGTGTTCAGCGCGGGCGTACGGCCGCGGGACCAGCTCGCCCGCGACTGCGGCCTCCAGGTCGGCGAGCGCGGCGGCATCGCCGTCGACGAGCAGTGCCGTACGGTCAACGACCCGCACGTCTTCGCGATCGGCGAGTGCGCGCTGGCCTCCGACGGCCGGGTCTACGGCCTGGTGGCCCCGGGTTACGAGCAGGCCGAGACGGCCGCCGCGACCATCGCCGCCGACGAGGCCGCCTTCACCGGCGCCGACCTGTCCACCAAGCTGAAGCTCCTCGGCGTGGACGTCGCCTCCTTCGGCGACGCGCACGGCACCACCGAGGACTGCCTGGACGTCGTCTACTCCGACTCCCGCGCGGGCCTGTACAAGAAGCTGGTCATCAGCCGGGACGGCACGCTGCTCGGCGGCATCCTGGTCGGCGACGCGGAGGCGTACGGCACCCTGCGCGCCTTCACCGGCTCGGTCCCGCCGGTCTCCCCCGAGTCCCTGGTGCTGCCCGCCGGCGCGGGCGCCCCGGTCCAGCTCGGCCCGTCGGCCCTCCCCGACGAGGCGGTGATCTGCTCCTGCCACAACGTCACCAAGGGCACGATCCGCGGCGCGGTCACCGACCACCAGTGCACCACCGTGCCCGAGGTCAAGAAGTGCACCAAGGCCGGCACCGGCTGCGGCTCCTGCGTCAAGGTCCTCGGCCAGCTCGTCAACGCCGAGCTGGAGGCCAGCGGCGTCGAGGTCGACAAGGGCCTGTGCGGCTGCTTCTCGCAGACCCGCGAGGAGCTCTACGAGATCGTCCTCGCCCTGCGCATCAGCAAGTACCAGGACCTGCTGGACCGGCACGGCCGCGACGGCGCCCGGGGCGGCGACGGCTGCGAGATCTGCAAGCCCGCGGTGGCCTCGATCATCGCCTCCCTCGCCCCGACCATCGGCGCCGACGGCTATGTCCTGGACGGTGAGCAGGCGGCGCTGCAGGACACCAACGACCACTTCCTGGCCAACCTCCAGAAGAACGGCTCGTACTCGGTCGTCCCCCGCATCCCCGGCGGTGAGATCACCCCGGAGAAGCTGATCGTGATCGGCGAGATCGCCCGTGACTTCGGGCTCTACACAAAGATCACCGGCGGCCAGCGCATCGACATGTTCGGCGCCCGCGTCGAACAACTCCCGCTGATCTGGACCCGGTTGGTGGACGCGGGCTTCGAGTCCGGGCACGCCTACGGCAAGTCGCTGCGCACCGTGAAGTCCTGTGTGGGCCAGACCTGGTGCCGCTACGGCGTCCAGGACTCGGTCCGGATGGCGATCGACCTGGAGCTGCGCTACCGCGGTCTGAGGTCGCCGCACAAGCTCAAGTCGGCGGTCTCCGGCTGCCAGCGCGAGTGCGCCGAGGCCCAGTCCAAGGACTTCGGCGTGATCGCCACCGCCAACGGCTGGAACCTCTACGTCGGCGGCAACGGCGGCGCCACCCCGCGCCACGCGGACCTGCTCGCGCAGGACCTCACCGACGCCGAACTGATCCGCCTGATCGACCGGTTCCTGATGTTCTACATCCGCACCGCCGACCGCCTGGAGCGCACCTCGACCTGGCTGGACCGGATCCCGGGCGGCCTGGACCACGTACGCGACGTGGTCGTGGAGGACACCCTCGGCATCTGCGAGGAGCTGGAGTCCCTGATGTCGGCCCATGTCGACCACTACCGCGACGAGTGGGCCGAGACCATCAACGACCCCGAGAAGCTCGCCCGGTTCGTGTCCTTCGTGAACGCGCCGGACACCCCGGACCCGGTCGTCGGCTTCGTCCCCGAGCGCGACCAGATCAAGCCCGACCTGCCGCTGCTGACGATCGGCCACCGTCCCCTGGAAGGGAGCACCCAGCGATGA
- the nirD gene encoding nitrite reductase small subunit NirD: protein MTLAPEVTDLKVQLQLEDSWFTVCDLSRLIPGRGVAALLPDGGQVALFRDRSGALYAIDNRDPFSGAGVLSRGLTGSHQGRPFVASPLLKQRFDLASGQCLDDESVRVATYAVRAA, encoded by the coding sequence ATGACCCTGGCACCCGAGGTAACCGACCTCAAGGTCCAACTCCAGCTGGAGGACAGCTGGTTCACGGTCTGTGACCTGAGCCGGCTGATCCCCGGACGCGGTGTGGCGGCCCTGCTGCCGGACGGCGGCCAGGTGGCCCTGTTCCGCGACCGCTCCGGCGCGCTGTACGCCATCGACAACCGGGACCCGTTCAGCGGGGCCGGGGTCCTCTCCCGCGGGCTCACCGGCAGCCACCAGGGCCGCCCGTTCGTGGCCTCGCCGCTGCTCAAGCAGCGGTTCGACCTCGCCTCCGGGCAGTGCCTGGACGACGAGTCGGTGCGGGTGGCGACGTACGCGGTGCGCGCGGCCTGA